CCACGTAGATCACGGCGGGAAAGCCCAGCACCGGCCAGGTGATGAAGAACAGCGTGGGCAGGTGGACGAAGTAGCTGGGCAGGCTGTTGAACAGGTTGGCGAAGCGCAGTTCCCGCCGGGACAGTTCGCCCTTCTCGTAGCTTTCGGCCAGCAGCGAGTTGGACGCCACGGACGAGAAGAACGCCAGCGAGAACGAGGCCCCGGCCACGTCGCGCAGGTGCCCCAGGCGCACCAGCGGCGTGGCCAGTCGAGCCACCCCGCGCGTCCAGTTCAGCGCTTCGATGCAGTTGGCCACGAACAGCCCGACGGACATGGACAGCACCAGACGCAGCAAGGGGCGGCCAAGGCCGTCCCAGAGGTGCCAGGTGGTCTGCGCGTCGGTCATGCGGGGCTCCGTGCGTGGGGATGCGCGCCGGGCGCGCGGCGCGCGGGGCTGTGGCCGCGCACGCATGAGGCATCAGGTAGCGGCGGGACCGGGGGGCGTCAAGCGCCAAGGCCGAAGCATGTGCGCCCGAGCGGATGCAGGCGGGGGGGGCTGTATGCTGGCAAGGACGCCAGGATGCCTGCAAGGGTGCGGGAAACGGGGGCACGGCGGGGCGCCGGAGGCGTCGGGGAAGCGGGGCCGGGCCGGAGTGCTGCGGAACCATGCCACGCCGGATCGGGTCAGATCAGGCAGGACACGTTGTCGAGGTAGGTGGAAAGCTCCAGTTGGGTGTCCGTGCTGAGGTCGGCGAACTTCAGGCCGAGCTGCATGCGGCTGCCGTCCATGGAAATGCTTTTCACCAGGCTGGAAAGGGTGGTCTGGGCCGGGCCCTCCGCCCCGAAGAAGCCGCACTGCAACACCAGCATGTCGTCCACGGCGGTTTCACGGAAGGGGTCGTCGCGCTGCAATTCCAGCGAGACCTTGCAGCCGCCCTCGCTCAGGTCGAGCAGGATGCACTTGTACGTCCCGTGGCGGCCATGCACGGCGGCGGGCAGCAGGCAGTTGACCCGGCGGTGCTGGCGCAGGTCCACCTGCTCCATGGAGTCGGGGTAGTCCACGAACAGCAGAAAGCCCGGCTTGACGATGTGGTTCAGCACCTGGCTCTTGAAACCGAAAATGGTGCCGCCGGCTATGTAGCGCAGGGTCACCATTTCTCCGTTCAGCAGGCGCGCGCGGATGCCGGGCACCAGCGGCATTTTCAGGATCAGGTATTCGAAGTGCTGCAACCCCACCAGTTCGCTGGACAGGTTTTCCTTGGTGCCCGCGATGTTCAGCAACATGCGCGTGCCAAGGGGCAGGTCGAGGGCCTGGCCGTTGCGGGTGCGGGTGACCATGGGGCGCTCCGTGGCCCGCTCGGCGGGGCGTTCTGTGGTGGCGGTGCGGTG
This genomic window from Nitratidesulfovibrio sp. SRB-5 contains:
- a CDS encoding flagellar brake protein: MPHRTATTERPAERATERPMVTRTRNGQALDLPLGTRMLLNIAGTKENLSSELVGLQHFEYLILKMPLVPGIRARLLNGEMVTLRYIAGGTIFGFKSQVLNHIVKPGFLLFVDYPDSMEQVDLRQHRRVNCLLPAAVHGRHGTYKCILLDLSEGGCKVSLELQRDDPFRETAVDDMLVLQCGFFGAEGPAQTTLSSLVKSISMDGSRMQLGLKFADLSTDTQLELSTYLDNVSCLI